Sequence from the Deltaproteobacteria bacterium genome:
AATTGTAGCTTCAGCTATGGATTCACCCATTTGTGGCATTATCATTTCAACTTTCATTTTATTACTCCTAACTCAAGCAAGCACCTAAGAATTAACGATGGTTAATTCTGTTTGCAAATTACACTGTCTTAACTAATATTTCAAAATTTCTCTCATCGCCTGTATGCAATCTTCTGTTTGCGGAAGAACCTCAGACTCGAGGACTGGAGAATGCGGAATGGGCGTATTTTCGCCTCCTAGCCGTCGTATCGGGGCATCGAGATATTTAAAAGCTTTATCGGCGAGGAGAGCCGCAATTTCAGCCCCAAAACCCATAAATAACGAGTCTTCGTGAGCCACTAAAACCCTGCCTGTCTTTTTTACGCTCGTCAATATCGTCTCGGTATCTAAGGGTAGTATGCTTCGAATATCGATTACTTCTATGTTGAGACCCTCCTTAGAGAGTTTCTCAGCGGCAATTAGCGACTTCTGAACGAGTGCGCCCCAGGTTACGACGCTTAAGTCACTTCCTTGGCGTAATATTTTGGCGCGACCTAAAGGTATGCAGTCGTTTATTCCTCCTTCTCTGCCCTTAGCATACACCTGGCGATACAAACCTTTGTGTTCCAAGAATAAAACAGGGTTTTTGGAGCGCATGCAGGTTTTTAAAAGGCCCTTGGCGTCTGTAGCGTTAGAGGGATAAACGACATAAAGTCCCGGATAGTGGCTAAATGTCGCTTCTATGTTTTGCGAATGGTATATCCCGCCGTGAATGTATCCGCCTACTGGAATGCGAATTACTAGCGGACAGGAAAATGCACCGTTAGAGCGATAATGGATGAGCGCAATTTCATTGCGAATCTGCATCATTGCCGCCCAAGCAAAGTCGGCAAATTGAATCTCTATTACTGGTCTAAGCCCGCTAACTGCCATGCCAAGAGCAGTTCCCGCTATTAGCGATTCGGCTAGTGGTGCGTTAAATACGCGTTTTTTCCCATATTTAGTTGATAGTCCAGCAGTTACGCCAAATACGCCGCCTTTCGGGTCTGCAATGTCCTGCCCAAACATAAGCATGTTAGGGTTTAAACTAAGTTCTTCGTCTAGTGCATGATTAAGGGCATCCACGATGAAGCTTTCCGGGCCACTTGCTTGTTGTTCGTCGCTGCCTAATTGGCAAATCGTCGTGTCGTCTATGGCGTATACATGCTCGGTGCAGGAGGCGGGCAATGGTTCTGCTTGCTGCTCGGCCCATTTAGCGGCCTCGTCGACTTTGCTTTGAATTTCTTGCTGAATCTTGTCCAAATCTTTTGTCGATGCAACGATTTTTTGGGCAACTAATAGTTCGCCCAGAAGTTTAACTGGGTCTCTTTTCTTGTCCTCCTCAAGCGATTCGATGCTTCGATATTTAAGTTGATTGTCCGAAATAGAATGACTTTGGAGACGAACTACGTCTGCCACTATGACTGTGGGTCCGCCACCACTTCTTGCCCGTGCGACGGCATTTTTGCAGGCCAGAAGGGATTCCAAGTAGTCAACGCCATCTACTTCCACAACATCTAAGCCTTCAAAGCCGGATGAAATTTTTGCTATGCTGCAACCGGCCGTTTGTTCAGAAATCGGAACCGATATGGCGAATTTGTTGTTTTGAATGCAAAAAATAACTGG
This genomic interval carries:
- a CDS encoding dehydrogenase E1 component subunit alpha/beta, with amino-acid sequence MPSAKTNSKNKKAANIDRHDANHLIEAYKEMVCARKLDEKAILLYKQNKCFFQIGCAGHEAIQLAAAHSLRSGYDWFHPYYRDLAFCLSIGMTDKEFMLNAMNKAADPNSGGRQMPMHFGHAKLNIVSQSSPTGTQYLHAIGSAMAIKYVGSDAVVYVSSGEGTTSEGAYHEALNFAARNKLPVIFCIQNNKFAISVPISEQTAGCSIAKISSGFEGLDVVEVDGVDYLESLLACKNAVARARSGGGPTVIVADVVRLQSHSISDNQLKYRSIESLEEDKKRDPVKLLGELLVAQKIVASTKDLDKIQQEIQSKVDEAAKWAEQQAEPLPASCTEHVYAIDDTTICQLGSDEQQASGPESFIVDALNHALDEELSLNPNMLMFGQDIADPKGGVFGVTAGLSTKYGKKRVFNAPLAESLIAGTALGMAVSGLRPVIEIQFADFAWAAMMQIRNEIALIHYRSNGAFSCPLVIRIPVGGYIHGGIYHSQNIEATFSHYPGLYVVYPSNATDAKGLLKTCMRSKNPVLFLEHKGLYRQVYAKGREGGINDCIPLGRAKILRQGSDLSVVTWGALVQKSLIAAEKLSKEGLNIEVIDIRSILPLDTETILTSVKKTGRVLVAHEDSLFMGFGAEIAALLADKAFKYLDAPIRRLGGENTPIPHSPVLESEVLPQTEDCIQAMREILKY